One window of the Vicinamibacterales bacterium genome contains the following:
- a CDS encoding TetR/AcrR family transcriptional regulator yields the protein MLADERAGADPAGAIAVTAPPALNGESTRSRLLQAGIELLRRRGVASVSVGEVPPLAGVSKPMLYYHFGSKQGFINAILEDCAGRLAATATKAVTRRGLSCERIVSLCEDICGLLEREPYFLDLAGSPDSIRSLVAPKFDFTRWERQINGAFDWILLDGQATGEFRVDDPVAVRTILVSVVLGAARQRHRDQVSVARLLQPVLHCLMPAADEYPSNCGGDDPRGAPFQR from the coding sequence ATGCTCGCCGATGAGCGTGCGGGTGCGGATCCGGCCGGCGCCATCGCTGTCACAGCCCCCCCGGCGCTGAACGGCGAGTCCACGCGAAGTCGTCTACTCCAGGCGGGCATCGAGCTCCTCAGACGGCGAGGAGTCGCGTCCGTGTCGGTCGGGGAAGTCCCTCCCCTGGCTGGCGTGTCCAAGCCGATGCTGTACTACCACTTCGGCAGCAAACAGGGATTCATCAATGCCATCCTCGAGGACTGCGCGGGGCGGCTGGCCGCAACCGCCACGAAGGCGGTGACGCGACGCGGGTTGAGCTGCGAGCGCATCGTCAGCCTCTGTGAGGACATCTGCGGGCTGCTCGAACGCGAGCCCTACTTCCTGGACCTCGCCGGCAGCCCCGACTCCATTCGGTCTCTCGTGGCTCCCAAATTCGACTTCACGCGATGGGAACGCCAGATCAACGGCGCGTTCGACTGGATCCTGCTGGACGGGCAAGCAACGGGCGAGTTCCGAGTCGACGACCCGGTGGCCGTCCGGACCATTCTCGTCTCCGTGGTCCTCGGGGCCGCGAGGCAGCGACACCGGGATCAGGTGAGCGTCGCTCGGCTCCTGCAACCCGTGCTGCACTGCCTCATGCCTGCCGCCGACGAGTATCCAAGCAACTGCGGCGGGGATGACCCGCGCGGTGCACCATTCCAACGATGA
- a CDS encoding methyltransferase domain-containing protein, translating to MTVFGRSYSHVGDDYMTSSDAATRTLSVTAVENDFVEAVYGNLASVYDWTFGPTLHPGRLQAIQRMGIRPGDHILEVGVGTGINAALYPRACAVTGVDFSASMLEKARKRVARKGISNVQLMQMDAADLKFDDATFDIVYAAYLISVVPDPVRVASEMCRVCRPGGKVIILNHFRSTNLFGSWCDRLISPFTIHVGFRADLDLHAFLAQAGLNPVSIEKVNVPRIWSLVTCVKA from the coding sequence ATGACGGTGTTTGGACGGAGCTACTCCCACGTCGGCGACGACTACATGACGTCGTCCGACGCGGCAACCCGGACGTTGTCGGTAACGGCGGTCGAGAACGATTTCGTCGAGGCCGTCTATGGCAACCTCGCCTCGGTATACGACTGGACGTTCGGTCCGACGCTGCATCCGGGCCGGCTCCAGGCCATTCAGCGGATGGGGATCAGGCCCGGCGACCACATCCTCGAGGTCGGCGTCGGCACCGGCATCAACGCGGCGCTCTATCCGCGCGCCTGTGCGGTCACCGGCGTCGACTTCTCCGCTTCGATGCTCGAGAAGGCTCGCAAACGGGTCGCGCGCAAGGGTATCTCGAACGTCCAGCTGATGCAGATGGACGCCGCCGACCTGAAGTTCGACGACGCGACGTTCGACATCGTCTACGCGGCGTACCTGATCAGCGTGGTGCCCGATCCGGTCCGGGTCGCGTCGGAGATGTGCCGTGTGTGCAGGCCTGGCGGCAAGGTCATCATCCTCAACCACTTTCGCAGCACGAACCTCTTCGGGTCGTGGTGCGACCGTCTGATCTCGCCGTTCACGATCCACGTCGGCTTCAGGGCCGACCTCGATCTGCACGCGTTCCTCGCGCAGGCGGGTCTCAACCCCGTCTCGATCGAGAAGGTCAACGTTCCGCGAATCTGGTCGCTCGTCACGTGCGTAAAGGCATAG
- a CDS encoding ATP-binding protein, with protein MKVALRSLSRTLRHAIERRDDRELLRAHELHVSEDRFRLLADHIREAFMILEMSSGRAVYRSRMWAEIFGLQVPDLSYNDFEWWLSKIDPEDRPTVVSNFLALQAGETVSATFRVHPPDLTSRWVRGRGFAVLDQWQHPYHLVCLFEDITEMRQTEDQLRHAQKMEAVGRLAGGVAHDFNNLLVVIQGYAELIARDLGSSHRSQTDLGEILAAARRAAALTSQLLAFSRRQILQPQILDLNEVLRRVELMLRRVIGEDITLSMRLSDPLGRVNADPGQLEQVVMNLAVNARDAMPDGGQLTIETADVELDDAYAAQHPGATTGRQVMVAVSDTGIGMDEAIRRRLFEPFFTTKPAGRGTGLGLATVYGIVKQSKGSIWVYSEPGKGTTFKIYLPAVGGVATPVTAPPVEVPALIGTETVLLVEDQVEVRGLIEKTLGRSGYRVLTASDGAEALGVARVHDGPIHVLLTDVVLPGKSGREIAREILTVRADVRVLYMSGYTDDAIVRHGVLEPGLAFIQKPFTGSALLHKVREVLSAEVPPGS; from the coding sequence GTGAAGGTTGCACTTCGGTCGCTCTCGAGGACGCTTCGGCATGCGATCGAGCGCCGCGATGACCGTGAGCTGCTGCGCGCCCACGAACTGCACGTCAGCGAGGACCGGTTTCGACTGCTCGCTGACCACATCAGGGAGGCGTTCATGATCCTCGAGATGTCGAGCGGCAGGGCCGTCTACCGCAGCAGGATGTGGGCAGAGATCTTCGGTCTGCAGGTCCCGGATCTCAGCTACAACGACTTCGAGTGGTGGCTGTCGAAGATCGACCCCGAGGACCGTCCGACCGTGGTTTCGAACTTCTTGGCGCTGCAGGCGGGGGAGACGGTGTCCGCCACGTTCAGAGTCCACCCGCCAGACCTAACCTCTCGATGGGTTCGCGGGCGCGGGTTCGCGGTTCTGGACCAATGGCAGCACCCGTATCACCTCGTCTGCCTGTTCGAGGACATCACGGAGATGCGCCAGACGGAAGATCAACTCCGGCATGCACAGAAGATGGAGGCCGTCGGCCGCCTCGCGGGTGGCGTGGCCCATGACTTCAACAACCTCCTCGTTGTGATCCAGGGATACGCAGAGCTGATCGCGCGGGACCTCGGCTCCTCCCATCGGTCTCAAACGGACCTCGGCGAAATCCTGGCCGCAGCCCGGAGAGCCGCGGCCTTGACCAGTCAGCTGCTCGCCTTCAGCCGGCGGCAGATCCTCCAACCGCAGATCCTCGATCTCAACGAGGTGCTGCGGCGCGTGGAACTCATGCTGCGCCGCGTCATCGGTGAAGACATCACCCTGTCGATGCGGCTATCCGATCCGCTCGGGCGGGTGAACGCGGATCCGGGTCAGCTCGAGCAGGTGGTGATGAACCTCGCGGTCAACGCGCGCGATGCCATGCCGGACGGCGGGCAATTGACGATCGAAACCGCCGACGTCGAGCTCGACGACGCGTACGCCGCCCAGCACCCGGGCGCGACGACGGGAAGGCAGGTGATGGTTGCCGTGAGCGACACCGGCATCGGTATGGACGAGGCGATCCGGCGGCGCCTGTTCGAACCCTTCTTCACCACCAAGCCCGCCGGTCGGGGGACCGGACTGGGTCTGGCGACCGTGTACGGGATCGTGAAGCAGAGCAAGGGATCGATCTGGGTCTACAGCGAGCCGGGAAAGGGAACGACCTTCAAGATCTACCTCCCGGCCGTCGGAGGCGTAGCCACGCCGGTCACCGCGCCGCCGGTCGAAGTGCCGGCGCTGATCGGGACGGAGACCGTGCTCCTCGTTGAAGACCAGGTCGAGGTTCGAGGGCTGATCGAGAAGACACTCGGCCGCTCCGGGTACCGCGTCCTCACCGCCAGCGACGGCGCCGAGGCTCTCGGCGTGGCGCGAGTGCATGACGGACCGATTCACGTCTTGCTGACCGACGTTGTGCTGCCGGGCAAGAGCGGCCGCGAGATCGCCCGCGAGATCCTCACGGTGCGCGCTGACGTGCGCGTGTTGTACATGTCGGGCTACACGGACGACGCGATCGTCCGCCACGGCGTGCTCGAACCCGGGCTCGCGTTCATCCAGAAGCCATTCACGGGCAGTGCGCTCCTGCACAAGGTCCGCGAGGTCCTGTCCGCCGAAGTACCCCCTGGGTCGTAG
- a CDS encoding sigma 54-interacting transcriptional regulator, producing the protein MDLVALHTQVDQLLPDLARCLFQAVRFDAMVVVLSSRDGRAADLYTVEREPLPDTPSTPRLEVVTLPPLHGTRFATLSTTTAPVVLHSLEDQPAFPELLGSLRERGYRSACLLPLTTALRPVGVVGFLSSEVGAFDDEDMGFAGRLAAVVATAIDNVRQHEESLAHQRQLEAERRELAAERDHWRTLLEINNVLVSKLDLQALLAVITPCLRQMVVHDHTSLFLTRGTDRIELLAIDPGLPASLVQAVPSLRMEETEFPRAVGLRRPLDLDLSPHSAVSDGLGEIARVGQNQRMCLVPLITPRQVLGALTLGRLLPEPFTDDEMDRAWQLGAQVAIALENALAFQEIAALRDRLAQENLYLEGEIRGKQHFEEIIGDSKGLQRVLAQVRSVAPTDTAVLLLGETGTGKELIARAIHSMSERRSRTLVTVNCATSPAGLLESEWFGHEKGAFTGALAQKTGRFELAHQGTLFLDEIGDVPLDLQSKLLRALQQHEIERLGSTRVTHVDFRLVAATNRDLQEMVAKREYRADLYYRLNVFPIRIPPLRERREDIPPLVRYFVQLYAKRLKRPIDSVARESMDALCRWHWPGNVRELQNVTERAVILCQGTTLRIPLAEFEIPSALPTEDVLTLEDAERQHILRALHDCNWVIGGPEGAAKRLDLKRTTLVSTMRRLGIVRPGRWRAS; encoded by the coding sequence ATGGACTTGGTCGCCCTCCACACGCAGGTCGACCAGTTGCTGCCGGATCTCGCCCGCTGCCTCTTCCAAGCCGTCCGGTTCGATGCGATGGTGGTCGTCCTATCGAGCAGAGACGGCCGGGCCGCCGACCTTTACACGGTCGAACGGGAGCCCCTGCCTGACACGCCATCGACGCCGCGACTCGAGGTGGTGACGCTTCCTCCCCTGCACGGGACACGGTTCGCAACGCTCTCGACGACGACCGCCCCGGTCGTTCTGCATTCCCTGGAGGACCAGCCCGCCTTCCCCGAACTGCTCGGGAGCTTGCGCGAGCGCGGATACCGATCTGCCTGCCTCCTGCCGCTTACGACGGCACTGCGCCCCGTGGGAGTGGTCGGATTCCTCTCGTCGGAGGTCGGCGCCTTCGACGATGAGGACATGGGGTTCGCCGGCCGCCTGGCGGCCGTCGTGGCGACCGCCATCGACAACGTGCGCCAACACGAGGAGTCGCTGGCACACCAACGCCAACTGGAGGCGGAACGCCGCGAGCTAGCCGCGGAACGCGACCACTGGCGGACGCTGCTCGAGATCAACAACGTCCTGGTCAGCAAGCTCGATCTCCAGGCCCTCCTGGCGGTCATCACCCCCTGTCTCCGGCAGATGGTCGTGCACGATCACACGAGCCTATTCCTGACGCGGGGAACGGATCGGATCGAACTCCTGGCAATCGATCCGGGGCTCCCGGCCAGCCTGGTCCAGGCGGTCCCGTCCCTGAGGATGGAGGAGACGGAGTTCCCGCGTGCGGTCGGGCTTCGACGTCCTCTCGACTTGGATCTCTCGCCGCACTCAGCCGTATCCGACGGGTTGGGGGAAATCGCACGGGTGGGTCAGAACCAGCGCATGTGCCTCGTGCCCCTGATTACGCCGCGCCAGGTTTTGGGCGCGCTGACGCTCGGACGACTGCTCCCGGAGCCATTCACGGACGACGAGATGGATCGTGCATGGCAATTGGGGGCGCAGGTCGCCATCGCCCTCGAGAACGCGCTGGCGTTCCAAGAGATTGCCGCCCTCAGGGATCGCCTCGCACAAGAGAACCTCTACCTCGAAGGCGAGATCCGCGGCAAGCAGCACTTCGAGGAGATCATCGGCGACAGCAAGGGACTCCAGCGCGTCCTCGCCCAGGTGCGCAGCGTGGCGCCCACGGACACGGCGGTCCTGCTGCTCGGCGAAACCGGGACGGGTAAGGAACTGATCGCCCGGGCGATCCACTCGATGAGCGAGCGACGTTCCCGAACGCTCGTCACGGTCAATTGCGCGACGTCGCCGGCGGGTCTGCTCGAGAGCGAGTGGTTTGGCCACGAGAAGGGCGCATTCACGGGGGCACTCGCGCAGAAGACTGGCCGCTTCGAACTCGCTCACCAGGGCACCCTGTTCCTCGACGAGATCGGCGACGTCCCGCTGGACCTGCAGTCGAAACTTTTGCGGGCGCTGCAGCAGCACGAGATCGAGCGCCTGGGCAGCACGCGCGTCACTCATGTGGACTTCAGGCTCGTGGCGGCCACCAACCGCGACCTCCAGGAGATGGTCGCCAAGCGGGAATACCGGGCGGATCTCTACTACCGGCTGAATGTGTTTCCGATTCGCATTCCCCCGCTGCGCGAGCGGCGCGAAGACATCCCGCCGCTCGTGCGGTACTTCGTCCAACTCTACGCAAAGCGTCTGAAGCGCCCGATCGACTCGGTTGCACGCGAGAGCATGGACGCGCTGTGCCGCTGGCACTGGCCCGGCAACGTGCGTGAGCTGCAGAATGTGACCGAGCGCGCAGTGATTCTCTGCCAGGGGACAACGCTCCGCATCCCTCTCGCCGAATTCGAGATCCCATCTGCGCTGCCGACCGAGGATGTCCTCACCCTGGAGGACGCCGAACGCCAGCACATCCTGCGGGCACTGCACGACTGCAACTGGGTGATCGGCGGGCCCGAGGGCGCGGCAAAGCGCCTCGATCTCAAGCGCACCACCCTCGTCTCGACGATGCGCCGCCTCGGTATCGTCCGGCCCGGGAGATGGCGGGCGAGCTGA